The DNA window TTGCAGGCGGAGAGCGTCACCAATTGGGCATTCATTCGGAGCCCTAGCACCTCTCGCGCTTGAAGGAATCCGTCATCCTGGCCTTCCGGCTTAAGTGCTAGTGCGGATCGCTCTGGAAAGCTGGAACTCAGCAATCCGTGCACTGCGAAGTGGGCTACTGCAAAGTCTCTAAGATTGAGTCGCCTGATCGCGGACTCCGTCGCGTCGCTATTGACGAGGAGACGATTCCCTGGATTCGGTAGTGTGTCAAACGCGAGCGTTGCTTCGGCTTTCGCGGCTGGCAGACTTGGTAGTTCTGTTCCGTCAATGTCATAGAAGCCGCGCGCCACCTTACCCGAGCCAGCTTTGTCTGGTGTTGTTTTTGAATCTGGGGAAGCGGCAACGGCGAGAAGGGCCCTAGGAACTTGTTGAAAAACTCGCCGCTGGATGTGACGCTGAAATATTTTAGAGCATCTATGTTTTATGCGCGGAACCGACCAGCAACAAAGAACCCTGATCAGCTACGTGAACCTTGAAGATCGGATCGCAGAGGACCATCCACTGAGGAAAGTACGGCAACTGGTAGACGGGTTGCTCAAGAGCATGGATGGAGAGTTTGAGCAGATGTATTCGCGAGTGGGGCGTCCTTCGATTCCGCCCGAGCGTCAGCTCAGAGCGTTGTTGTTGCAAATCTTCTACTCGGTGCGCAGCGAGCGCTTGCTAATGGAGCAGTTGGACTACAACCTGTTGTTCCGTTGGTTCATTGGGCTTGAGATCGATGAGCCGGTTTGGAACCACGCCGTATTCAGCAAGAACCGGGAGCGGCTGTTGAATGAAGAGGTCGCGCAGAAGTTCTTTAGCCGGGTCAATGAGTTGGCCTCTGGATTCATGTCCGATGAGCACTTCACGGTGGATGGAACGCTGATCGAAGCCTGGGCAGGACAGAAGAGATTTCAACGAAAAGATGGCGAAGGCCCCAAAGATGGCAAGCAGTTCCACGGCGAGAAGCGCAGCAATGAAACGCACGAGTCCAAGACAGATCCAGATGCCC is part of the Bryobacter aggregatus MPL3 genome and encodes:
- a CDS encoding IS5 family transposase; its protein translation is MRGTDQQQRTLISYVNLEDRIAEDHPLRKVRQLVDGLLKSMDGEFEQMYSRVGRPSIPPERQLRALLLQIFYSVRSERLLMEQLDYNLLFRWFIGLEIDEPVWNHAVFSKNRERLLNEEVAQKFFSRVNELASGFMSDEHFTVDGTLIEAWAGQKRFQRKDGEGPKDGKQFHGEKRSNETHESKTDPDARLYKKGNGQEAKLSYLGHIVIENRNGLIREVMSTQADGHGEADAALLMAAKIARPGKRITLGADKAYDRKDFVKTVRELGVTPHVAQNNKNRRSAIDQRTTRHEGYRMSLSKRWLVEKAFGWMKQTGGLKKIKLRGIDKVGWLVTYTAAAYNLLRVKTLQEQCA
- a CDS encoding CHAT domain-containing protein; this encodes MIRVLCCWSVPRIKHRCSKIFQRHIQRRVFQQVPRALLAVAASPDSKTTPDKAGSGKVARGFYDIDGTELPSLPAAKAEATLAFDTLPNPGNRLLVNSDATESAIRRLNLRDFAVAHFAVHGLLSSSFPERSALALKPEGQDDGFLQAREVLGLRMNAQLVTLSACNTGSGRLFGQDGVSSLVRPFLAAGARAVAANLWTADDTFSLALMKEFYQELAKGKAKAVALQQAKLTMIRQFGKTATPKFWSGLILFGEGSEPVVSNK